One Mycobacteroides salmoniphilum DNA segment encodes these proteins:
- a CDS encoding SHOCT domain-containing protein, with product MSRRRVSVLTLITMTVGGVIGIIVSLILNVFVFDEYDAYGEVKIPGNTRLELPAGEVTVSFHSWVSGDNGLLIPQLGMSIFPPDGVAEPQVRESIGSSTTVNGDARRRVWVAQIPTAGTYDVQVEGEVNGFVNPRLAFGHSSPYWPLTWGFAGLLGAAALGWIAYLLMRSRAVRPAPPVTAQPVTSYEPTGDGIRIEQLKSLAALRDSGALTEAEFKAEKRRLLDGG from the coding sequence ATGAGCAGGCGGCGGGTCTCGGTACTGACTCTCATCACGATGACCGTCGGCGGGGTTATCGGCATCATCGTGTCCCTGATCCTCAACGTCTTCGTATTCGATGAGTACGACGCCTACGGCGAGGTGAAGATCCCGGGCAACACCCGACTGGAACTGCCGGCGGGCGAGGTGACCGTCAGCTTCCACTCCTGGGTGTCCGGTGACAACGGGCTGCTCATCCCCCAGCTTGGTATGTCCATCTTTCCGCCGGACGGTGTGGCAGAACCCCAGGTCCGCGAGAGCATCGGAAGCTCGACAACGGTGAACGGCGACGCGCGCCGTCGGGTATGGGTCGCACAGATCCCCACCGCCGGCACGTACGACGTGCAGGTCGAGGGCGAGGTCAACGGGTTCGTCAATCCACGCCTCGCATTCGGACACAGCAGCCCGTACTGGCCTCTCACCTGGGGCTTCGCCGGATTACTCGGCGCGGCAGCGCTGGGCTGGATCGCCTATCTACTGATGAGATCACGGGCTGTCCGTCCAGCGCCCCCGGTTACCGCGCAACCGGTCACCTCCTATGAACCCACTGGCGACGGAATTCGCATTGAGCAACTCAAATCTCTTGCTGCCCTGCGTGATTCCGGTGCGCTGACCGAGGCGGAGTTCAAGGCAGAGAAGCGGCGACTCCTCGACGGCGGCTAG
- a CDS encoding acyl-CoA dehydrogenase family protein encodes MDFAPSARAAELTAAVREFIDAQIMPVERAVLAHHDQLLGARAGTTADLWAVPPELDALKAKARAAGLWNLFLPDPELGGGLSNSEYAPLAEQMGRSLFAPTVFNCNAPDSGNMEVLHRYGSQEQKEVWLEPLLEGDIRSAFCMTEPDVASSDATNMAATAIVDGDEVVINGRKWWSTGVGHPDCKVIIFMGLTDPGAHRYARHSMVLVPMDTPGVTVERMLPTMGFYDEPGGHGVVAFENVRLPADAFIAGPGKGFEIAQGRLGPGRVHHAMRLIGLAEVALEHACRRGLDRTAFGKPLVNLGGNRERIADARIAINQTRLLVLHAAWLLDTVGIMGALSAVSEIKVAAPNMAQQVIDMAIQIHGGGGLSHDFPLAAAWVNARALRLADGPDEVHRGVVARIELAKHATD; translated from the coding sequence ATGGACTTCGCCCCCTCTGCCCGCGCCGCTGAACTGACCGCCGCCGTCCGGGAGTTCATCGACGCGCAGATCATGCCGGTGGAACGCGCGGTGCTGGCCCATCACGACCAGCTACTGGGTGCGCGTGCCGGTACGACGGCCGACCTCTGGGCCGTCCCTCCGGAGTTGGATGCGTTGAAGGCGAAGGCACGCGCCGCGGGATTGTGGAACCTCTTCCTGCCCGATCCGGAGCTCGGTGGCGGGTTGTCCAACTCCGAATATGCGCCGCTGGCCGAGCAGATGGGCCGATCGCTCTTCGCGCCCACCGTGTTCAACTGCAACGCACCGGATTCCGGGAACATGGAGGTGCTGCATCGGTACGGCAGCCAGGAGCAGAAGGAGGTGTGGCTCGAACCGCTGCTGGAGGGCGATATCCGGTCTGCCTTCTGTATGACCGAGCCCGATGTCGCGTCCTCCGATGCCACGAACATGGCGGCCACCGCCATCGTCGACGGCGACGAGGTGGTGATCAATGGCCGTAAGTGGTGGAGCACCGGCGTCGGTCATCCCGATTGCAAGGTGATCATCTTCATGGGGCTGACCGACCCCGGCGCGCATCGGTACGCGCGCCACTCGATGGTGTTGGTCCCGATGGACACCCCGGGCGTCACGGTCGAACGGATGCTGCCGACGATGGGGTTCTACGACGAGCCGGGTGGCCACGGCGTGGTGGCCTTCGAGAATGTGCGCCTGCCGGCGGATGCCTTTATCGCGGGACCGGGCAAGGGATTTGAGATCGCCCAGGGACGACTGGGGCCGGGCCGCGTGCACCATGCCATGCGCCTGATTGGCCTGGCCGAGGTGGCGCTGGAGCACGCGTGCCGGCGTGGACTGGACCGCACCGCATTCGGAAAACCATTGGTGAATCTGGGCGGGAACCGCGAGCGCATCGCCGACGCCCGCATCGCGATCAACCAGACTCGCCTGCTGGTACTGCACGCCGCGTGGCTGCTGGACACCGTGGGCATCATGGGTGCGTTGTCGGCGGTGTCAGAGATCAAGGTGGCCGCACCAAATATGGCTCAACAGGTCATCGACATGGCGATCCAAATCCATGGCGGTGGTGGCCTTTCCCATGATTTCCCGTTGGCGGCGGCCTGGGTGAACGCCCGCGCGCTGCGGCTGGCCGACGGCCCCGATGAGGTGCATCGCGGTGTGGTGGCCCGGATCGAGCTGGCGAAGCACGCTACCGACTGA
- a CDS encoding threonine/serine exporter family protein, with product MATFSALVRKALKDKPVPLADAKHFDDAEVVTMLRMLGIAMLEVGQPTNLVLAKLHDIAPQYTDKELRAVVLPTVLIIQIDGVTGQLEVEESTRSTAQLDQAGHIDTIADMAAAGAIAPADAIARIYEIRCLKPRFGTILTVIGHTILTLGFGLALAPTSSALPAYLVLGLIVGVLMLATNPMPTLAATMPAVAAFVVTVISTFIVANVPSEGLARVVAPALIAVLPGVTLTIGALELTSTQLMAGSTRIVYGIAQLMLLAFGVVIGVKVAGPPEPSALGPPLGSWTIALAVPVIAVGFYLYKSAPRGSLIWLILAIGVAMLGQRLGGLFLAPAMTGFIGAVAVVPFALFAARFKGAPSAIVLLLAAFWCLVPGALSFVNVSEVAATGHANLTALLDTCMAIFSIALGLLVGASLHRGMRYALTISR from the coding sequence ATGGCTACGTTCTCCGCGCTTGTCCGGAAGGCTCTCAAGGACAAGCCCGTACCACTGGCTGACGCGAAGCATTTCGACGACGCCGAGGTTGTCACGATGCTGCGGATGCTCGGCATCGCAATGCTTGAGGTCGGTCAGCCCACAAACCTGGTGTTGGCCAAATTGCATGACATCGCACCGCAATACACCGACAAGGAGCTGCGTGCCGTCGTCCTGCCCACGGTGCTGATCATCCAGATCGACGGCGTCACCGGGCAGCTGGAGGTGGAGGAATCCACCCGCAGCACAGCGCAGTTGGACCAGGCCGGCCATATCGACACCATCGCCGACATGGCCGCCGCCGGGGCGATCGCACCGGCCGACGCCATCGCGAGAATCTACGAGATCCGCTGCTTGAAACCACGTTTCGGGACGATCCTCACCGTCATCGGGCACACCATCTTGACCCTCGGCTTCGGTCTGGCGCTGGCGCCAACCTCCTCGGCACTGCCCGCCTACCTGGTGTTGGGCCTGATCGTGGGCGTGCTGATGTTGGCGACCAATCCCATGCCCACCCTGGCGGCCACGATGCCCGCCGTGGCCGCCTTCGTGGTGACGGTGATCAGTACGTTCATCGTCGCGAATGTGCCCAGCGAGGGTCTGGCCCGAGTGGTGGCACCGGCCCTGATCGCCGTACTCCCCGGGGTGACCCTCACCATCGGGGCATTGGAGCTGACGAGCACCCAGCTGATGGCCGGGTCCACCCGCATCGTGTACGGCATCGCACAGCTGATGCTGTTGGCGTTCGGAGTAGTGATCGGTGTGAAAGTGGCTGGGCCACCGGAGCCCTCTGCACTGGGGCCGCCGCTGGGCAGTTGGACGATCGCGCTGGCGGTGCCGGTGATCGCGGTGGGGTTCTACCTGTACAAGTCCGCGCCACGCGGATCGCTCATCTGGCTGATTCTGGCGATCGGCGTCGCCATGCTGGGACAGCGACTCGGCGGCTTGTTCCTGGCACCGGCCATGACGGGATTCATCGGGGCCGTCGCCGTCGTTCCCTTTGCCCTGTTCGCCGCGCGGTTCAAGGGCGCGCCTTCGGCAATCGTGTTGCTACTGGCCGCTTTCTGGTGTCTGGTGCCAGGTGCGTTGAGCTTCGTCAATGTCAGCGAGGTCGCCGCCACCGGACATGCCAACCTCACCGCGCTGCTCGACACCTGCATGGCGATCTTCTCGATCGCGCTGGGACTTCTGGTGGGGGCGAGCCTGCACCGCGGTATGCGTTACGCGCTCACCATCAGTCGGTAG
- a CDS encoding LapA family protein has translation MTSDPGTTPDSPVADTSIDIPVGEQPPLPATKPAKKEDAVKRTRAAATWTGVILGLLILILLLVFILQNLTDTTTHFLSWEIQMPLGITVLFAAITGAALTALVGGVRIVQLRRAAKKNLKA, from the coding sequence ATGACCAGTGACCCCGGTACGACTCCGGACTCTCCGGTTGCCGACACATCGATCGACATCCCCGTCGGGGAGCAGCCACCGCTGCCCGCCACGAAGCCCGCCAAAAAGGAAGACGCGGTCAAGCGGACCCGCGCGGCGGCGACCTGGACCGGCGTCATCCTTGGCCTGTTGATCCTGATTCTGCTGCTGGTGTTCATTCTGCAGAACCTGACGGACACGACCACCCACTTCCTCTCGTGGGAGATCCAGATGCCTCTGGGCATCACGGTGTTGTTCGCGGCCATCACCGGTGCAGCGCTCACCGCCCTGGTCGGTGGGGTGCGAATCGTGCAGCTGCGGCGCGCGGCGAAGAAGAACTTGAAGGCCTAG
- a CDS encoding dihydrodipicolinate reductase: protein MSDKYPVIVWGTGVVGKLVIRELLDHPVFELAAVLVHDPAKDGVDVGTLVGSHPIGLAATTDIDAALGTEGTVAYFGPTAQYALENIDNMSRALRGGHNIVSTAMTPWVYPQVCPPEMLTDITQACEDGQTSCFTTGIDPGFANDLFPLTLLGVGGRVDSVLVQELLDYQYYNGDFSMPMGLGAPMDQPAVLEIPEVLILAWGHTIPMIADAVGVKLDKIDTVYEKWATPTAIAYGAEPNTGTIEAGHCAAVRFEIRGWVGGKPKIVIEHVNRITNATAPHWPRAQSVDNDAYRIEIKGSPNITQETVFRDERTGDGAIGGCLATGMRAINAIPAVIDAKPGFLTPLDLPLIAGQGTIRA, encoded by the coding sequence ATGAGTGATAAGTATCCCGTCATCGTTTGGGGCACAGGGGTTGTCGGCAAGCTGGTGATCCGCGAGCTGTTGGACCATCCGGTATTCGAGCTGGCCGCCGTCCTGGTACACGATCCCGCCAAGGACGGCGTGGACGTGGGGACCCTGGTCGGCAGTCACCCGATCGGACTCGCGGCTACCACCGATATCGACGCCGCATTGGGCACCGAGGGCACCGTCGCATACTTCGGGCCAACGGCGCAGTACGCACTGGAGAACATCGACAACATGTCCCGGGCGCTACGCGGTGGGCACAACATCGTCTCCACCGCGATGACACCGTGGGTGTACCCGCAGGTGTGCCCGCCCGAGATGCTGACCGATATCACGCAGGCCTGCGAGGACGGTCAGACCTCCTGTTTCACCACTGGCATCGACCCCGGCTTCGCGAATGATCTGTTCCCGCTGACCCTGCTCGGCGTGGGCGGACGGGTGGATTCGGTACTGGTACAAGAGCTTCTGGACTACCAGTACTACAACGGTGATTTCAGCATGCCGATGGGACTGGGCGCACCCATGGACCAACCCGCCGTGCTGGAGATTCCCGAGGTGCTGATCCTGGCCTGGGGCCACACCATTCCGATGATCGCCGACGCCGTCGGGGTGAAACTTGACAAGATTGACACCGTCTACGAAAAGTGGGCCACCCCAACCGCGATCGCCTACGGCGCCGAGCCCAACACCGGCACCATCGAGGCGGGGCATTGCGCTGCGGTGCGATTCGAGATCCGCGGCTGGGTGGGCGGGAAGCCGAAAATCGTCATTGAGCACGTCAACCGGATCACCAACGCCACCGCGCCGCATTGGCCGCGGGCGCAGTCGGTCGACAACGACGCCTACCGCATCGAGATCAAGGGCAGTCCGAACATCACCCAGGAGACCGTATTCCGTGACGAACGCACCGGCGACGGCGCGATCGGCGGCTGCCTTGCCACCGGGATGCGCGCCATCAACGCGATACCAGCGGTTATCGACGCTAAACCGGGCTTCCTGACACCACTAGATCTGCCCCTGATCGCGGGCCAAGGCACTATCCGCGCCTGA
- a CDS encoding SDR family oxidoreductase — protein sequence MTGLLSGKTVVISGVGTGLGREVALKAHQDGANVVLGARTRENLTSLAAELDDTGGTAAWAVTDINDAQACQGLIDTAVERFSAVDALVNVAAKEDVFGGIEGADLAQWQAMLSTNVVGTLQLVQVAVPELKKNGGSVVFIGSQSAFHPQLPQAAYATSKGALQNAMYQLAKELGPHKIRLNMVVPTWMYGPPIQLYIGLVAQQRGITEAEVLAELTAKFPLGEMPADEDVADAVVFFASDRARMVTGQTLFVNAGEFFA from the coding sequence ATGACAGGACTTCTTTCCGGAAAAACGGTGGTGATATCCGGCGTGGGCACCGGGTTGGGCCGGGAGGTCGCGCTCAAGGCGCACCAGGACGGCGCGAATGTGGTGCTCGGCGCGCGGACCCGGGAAAACCTTACGAGCCTCGCGGCCGAACTCGACGACACCGGAGGCACCGCCGCCTGGGCGGTCACCGACATCAACGACGCACAAGCGTGCCAGGGCCTCATCGACACCGCCGTCGAGAGGTTCAGCGCGGTGGACGCACTGGTGAACGTTGCGGCCAAGGAGGACGTGTTCGGCGGTATCGAGGGCGCGGATCTGGCGCAGTGGCAAGCGATGCTCAGCACGAACGTCGTCGGCACGCTCCAACTCGTTCAGGTGGCCGTACCGGAACTGAAGAAGAACGGCGGGTCGGTGGTCTTCATCGGTTCACAATCGGCGTTCCATCCACAGCTGCCCCAGGCCGCATATGCGACGTCCAAGGGAGCCCTGCAGAACGCCATGTATCAGCTGGCGAAGGAGCTGGGGCCGCACAAGATCCGGCTCAACATGGTGGTGCCGACATGGATGTACGGGCCACCCATCCAGCTGTACATCGGTCTGGTCGCCCAGCAGCGCGGCATCACCGAAGCGGAGGTGCTGGCGGAACTGACGGCCAAATTCCCCCTGGGCGAGATGCCCGCCGATGAAGACGTCGCGGACGCGGTGGTGTTCTTCGCATCTGATCGGGCACGCATGGTGACCGGGCAGACCCTATTCGTCAACGCAGGAGAGTTCTTCGCATGA